One Halobaculum roseum DNA window includes the following coding sequences:
- a CDS encoding phosphosulfolactate synthase, with translation MVDRTFEFLHHNEREEKPREKGITEIRGPYYDPMGPRELRDLLETMGQYVDIYKFSGGSFALMPEEAVTELIDVCHEFDVKVSTGGYVENVLIRDNDKVERYFEEAERLGFDIVELSSGFLAIGTDDMVRMTEIVAEDYEIDPKPEINVQFGAGGATDPDVLEEQGQQDPEQAIEEGKRHLEAGADLLMVEAEGITEEVNEWRTDVAYQIANGLGIENLVFEAPGPEMFEWYIKNFGPEINLFVDNSQIVELECMRSGLWGKATTWGRTVTWKGDEE, from the coding sequence CGAGCGCGAGGAGAAGCCCAGAGAGAAGGGAATCACGGAGATCCGTGGGCCATATTATGACCCAATGGGCCCGCGCGAGCTGCGCGACCTCTTAGAGACGATGGGGCAGTACGTCGACATCTACAAGTTCAGCGGTGGATCGTTCGCGCTGATGCCCGAGGAGGCGGTGACGGAGCTGATCGACGTTTGCCACGAGTTCGACGTCAAGGTGTCCACGGGCGGTTACGTCGAGAACGTCCTGATCCGGGACAACGACAAGGTCGAGCGGTACTTCGAGGAGGCCGAACGGCTCGGCTTCGACATCGTCGAGCTCTCTAGTGGTTTCCTGGCTATCGGGACCGACGATATGGTGCGGATGACGGAGATCGTCGCGGAGGACTACGAGATCGACCCGAAGCCCGAGATCAACGTCCAGTTCGGCGCTGGCGGCGCGACGGACCCGGATGTCCTCGAGGAACAGGGCCAGCAGGACCCCGAGCAGGCCATCGAGGAGGGCAAGCGCCACCTCGAAGCGGGCGCTGACCTCCTAATGGTTGAAGCGGAAGGCATCACCGAGGAGGTTAACGAGTGGCGGACTGACGTGGCCTACCAGATCGCCAACGGGCTCGGCATCGAAAACCTCGTCTTCGAGGCGCCCGGTCCGGAGATGTTTGAGTGGTACATCAAGAACTTCGGCCCAGAGATTAACCTGTTCGTCGATAACTCCCAGATTGTTGAATTGGAATGTATGCGCTCTGGCCTTTGGGGCAAGGCGACGACGTGGGGCCGGACTGTCACCTGGAAGGGTGATGAAGAGTAA
- a CDS encoding potassium channel family protein → MEPILLIVGIILLASVIVDLLWTTLWVEGGAGPLTSLLMARTWQVLRRVGERNSRVLTLSGPIILTLGLATWITLLWGGWAFIFASGESSIIDTVNRTPVSWSDWIYFSGYTIFTLGNGDFAPQEGVWQIMTTLATASGMLFITLSVTYILNVLSAVTQKRSFANGVSGLGEHSTEILLTSWNGEEFEGLELPLNTFTSQLNTLTSNHKAYPILHYFHSRQTGQSPIVSVAILDEALSMLQFGLSKRSHPSDTILKNARSSVESYLETLREAYIEPADRSPPSPNLDTLREKDLPTVSDEEFTAALADTDKRRRTLLRLVESDEREWPSQGNK, encoded by the coding sequence ATGGAACCAATACTTCTCATAGTCGGTATAATCCTGCTTGCCAGTGTTATCGTTGATCTCCTCTGGACGACACTCTGGGTTGAGGGAGGCGCCGGCCCGCTGACCTCCCTGTTGATGGCAAGGACATGGCAAGTGTTACGACGGGTTGGGGAGCGAAATTCACGAGTTCTCACTCTCTCGGGACCGATAATCCTCACTCTTGGCCTAGCGACGTGGATTACACTGCTCTGGGGTGGATGGGCGTTCATCTTTGCGAGTGGTGAGAGCTCAATTATCGATACCGTGAACCGAACCCCTGTTTCCTGGTCAGATTGGATCTATTTCTCTGGATACACAATCTTCACATTAGGAAACGGGGATTTCGCCCCACAGGAGGGTGTCTGGCAGATTATGACGACTCTCGCGACGGCGAGCGGGATGCTTTTTATCACACTCAGTGTTACGTATATTCTCAATGTTCTGAGTGCAGTCACGCAGAAACGATCTTTCGCCAATGGCGTAAGCGGACTTGGTGAACACAGTACCGAGATTCTACTTACGAGCTGGAACGGCGAGGAGTTTGAGGGACTCGAATTACCTCTTAATACTTTTACTTCCCAACTGAACACACTTACGTCGAATCACAAGGCGTACCCGATACTCCATTACTTCCACAGCAGACAAACCGGCCAATCACCGATTGTGAGTGTTGCCATCCTCGACGAGGCATTGTCAATGCTCCAGTTTGGGCTTTCCAAGCGGTCTCATCCAAGCGACACAATTCTCAAAAACGCCCGATCGAGTGTCGAGAGCTATCTAGAAACGCTCCGAGAAGCATACATCGAGCCTGCTGATCGTTCCCCACCGTCACCAAACCTTGATACACTCCGAGAAAAAGACCTTCCGACTGTCTCTGACGAGGAGTTTACTGCAGCACTTGCAGATACAGATAAGCGGCGACGAACCCTGCTCCGTCTCGTAGAATCTGACGAACGTGAATGGCCCTCCCAGGGAAATAAGTGA
- a CDS encoding copper-translocating P-type ATPase, whose protein sequence is MHEGHEQMFRRRFFVSTLLSIPVLLYSEMLQEWLGFSVPTFPGSEWINPVFAVIVFAYGGMPFLQMAVPELKDRSPGMMTLISMAITVAFVYSLASVVFPTQSAFFWELVTLIDIMLLGHWIEMRSVRRASSAVDELAKLMPDTAERITDGGDTEEVPVSELSEGDLVLIRPGASVPADGVVEEGDSDVNESMITGESKPVSKDPGDEVIGGTINGDGSLRVRVGATGEETTLAGIMRLVEEAQQSKSKTQVLADRAAGWLFYVALAAAVVTAIAWTLAVSFDATVIERVVTVLVIACPHALGLAIPLVVAINTSLAARNGMLVRDRIAMEEARNLDAIIFDKTGTLTEGEHGVVDMATVEGVEEDDALALAAAVESDSEHMIARAIREAADEQDLTAPDATDFEAIKGRGVRANVDGNEVYVGGPNLLTQLDSEIPDHLRRFADEAGQNAQTVVYLVREGELIAAFAMADVIREESFRVVDTLHDLGIEVAMLTGDSQDVAKAVADELGIDTVFAEVLPEDKDKKVQELQDQGKLVGMVGDGVNDAPALTRADVGIAIGSGTDVAVQSADVILVQNNPMDVVRLVKLSKASYRKMQENIVWAAGYNVFAIPLAAGVLAPIGILLSPAVGALLMSLSTVIVAINAQLLRRVDLSIPELPSGTPATDAQPAD, encoded by the coding sequence ATGCACGAAGGGCACGAGCAGATGTTCCGTCGGCGCTTCTTCGTCTCGACACTCCTGTCGATTCCAGTCCTCTTGTACAGCGAAATGCTGCAAGAGTGGCTCGGGTTCTCTGTCCCAACGTTCCCAGGTAGCGAATGGATCAACCCCGTCTTCGCGGTCATCGTCTTCGCGTACGGTGGGATGCCGTTCCTCCAGATGGCGGTACCGGAGCTGAAAGATCGGTCGCCGGGGATGATGACGCTCATCTCGATGGCGATCACCGTCGCGTTCGTCTACAGCCTCGCGAGCGTGGTCTTCCCGACGCAGTCGGCGTTCTTCTGGGAACTCGTCACCCTGATCGACATTATGCTGCTGGGGCACTGGATCGAGATGCGGTCGGTGCGACGGGCCTCGAGTGCGGTCGACGAACTGGCGAAGCTGATGCCGGACACCGCCGAGCGGATTACCGACGGCGGCGACACTGAGGAGGTCCCGGTGAGTGAACTCTCCGAGGGCGACCTCGTACTCATCCGGCCGGGTGCGAGTGTCCCTGCTGACGGCGTCGTCGAAGAGGGAGACTCCGACGTCAACGAGTCCATGATCACGGGCGAATCGAAACCGGTCTCGAAAGACCCCGGCGACGAGGTCATCGGTGGGACGATCAACGGCGACGGCAGCCTCCGCGTGCGCGTCGGTGCGACGGGCGAGGAGACGACGCTCGCGGGAATCATGCGCCTCGTCGAGGAAGCCCAGCAGAGCAAATCCAAGACACAGGTACTGGCCGACAGAGCGGCAGGCTGGCTGTTCTACGTCGCCCTCGCGGCGGCAGTCGTGACAGCAATCGCGTGGACGCTCGCGGTCTCATTCGACGCAACGGTCATCGAGCGCGTCGTCACAGTGCTCGTCATCGCCTGCCCGCACGCACTCGGGCTCGCCATCCCCCTAGTGGTCGCAATCAACACGTCATTGGCGGCTCGCAACGGGATGCTGGTCCGGGACCGTATCGCGATGGAGGAGGCGCGGAACCTGGACGCCATCATCTTCGACAAGACGGGGACGCTCACCGAAGGCGAACACGGCGTCGTCGACATGGCGACCGTCGAGGGCGTGGAAGAAGACGACGCTCTCGCGCTGGCAGCAGCCGTCGAAAGCGACTCCGAACACATGATCGCGCGAGCCATACGCGAGGCCGCCGACGAGCAGGACCTCACCGCACCTGACGCGACCGACTTCGAGGCGATCAAAGGCCGAGGCGTCCGTGCGAACGTCGACGGAAATGAGGTGTACGTCGGCGGGCCAAACCTGTTAACCCAACTCGATAGCGAGATACCCGACCATCTCCGCCGCTTCGCTGACGAGGCGGGACAGAACGCTCAGACGGTGGTATACCTTGTTCGTGAAGGCGAGCTGATTGCCGCGTTCGCGATGGCTGACGTAATCCGTGAGGAGAGTTTCCGTGTCGTCGATACCCTCCACGATCTGGGCATCGAGGTGGCGATGTTGACTGGGGACTCCCAGGATGTCGCCAAAGCTGTCGCCGACGAACTGGGCATCGACACGGTGTTCGCGGAGGTCCTCCCCGAAGACAAGGACAAGAAAGTCCAGGAACTCCAGGACCAGGGGAAGCTCGTGGGGATGGTCGGCGACGGTGTGAACGACGCGCCGGCACTGACGCGGGCCGATGTCGGCATCGCGATCGGGAGCGGCACCGACGTCGCCGTCCAGTCGGCCGACGTCATCCTCGTTCAGAACAACCCGATGGACGTCGTTCGGCTCGTGAAACTCAGTAAGGCGAGCTACCGGAAGATGCAAGAGAACATCGTCTGGGCGGCCGGCTACAACGTGTTCGCGATTCCGCTCGCAGCAGGCGTCTTGGCACCGATCGGGATTCTGCTCTCCCCCGCTGTGGGTGCGCTCCTGATGTCGTTGAGTACGGTCATCGTCGCCATCAACGCTCAGCTGCTCCGCCGCGTGGACCTGTCCATCCCCGAGCTTCCAAGCGGGACACCAGCGACTGACGCACAACCTGCAGACTGA
- a CDS encoding PadR family transcriptional regulator — protein MHDLTGFQRDVLYVIAGLEEPHGLAVKAELDDYYEQEINHGRLYPNLDDLVGKGLLEKGELDKRTNVYTVTQRGVREIEARREWESQYLEDVNAPTTS, from the coding sequence ATGCACGATCTAACCGGGTTCCAGCGGGACGTCTTGTACGTTATCGCCGGGCTCGAGGAACCACACGGGCTCGCAGTAAAGGCCGAACTCGACGACTACTACGAACAAGAGATCAATCATGGGCGGCTCTATCCAAACCTCGACGACCTCGTCGGCAAAGGCCTCCTGGAGAAAGGTGAACTCGACAAACGGACGAACGTGTACACGGTCACACAACGCGGAGTGCGGGAGATCGAGGCGCGACGTGAGTGGGAAAGCCAGTATTTAGAGGACGTGAACGCACCCACTACGTCGTAG
- a CDS encoding heavy metal translocating P-type ATPase, which produces MDPTDDPMRESGAGAGERDADTPRLGSEERAFFQVDGMHCATCEAFLESVAEDCEGVVDVAASYVTETVRITYDPDRVSKETLCDTLSTLGYSATLRAGGSDDTPTIIGQSRRSDEPNERGIDEVLGFRYAAGVIFGTFMLLPYAVLLYPAQLSSFFGEGTLDMYASTSGIGGGDGLLILPLFLVLTGVVLVFTGLPLLQGAYVSLKMRQPNTDFLVAITVVSAYVYSTIAFLLGRLDVFYDLTIVVAASVVAAIFYESLSKQRAMDRLTNLTISHVTEARRYGADGTTMVDVHSLEPGERVLVREGERIPVDGVLAESECTVDEAIVTGESLPVSKQAGDEVVGGAVVTNGAAVLTVSDGTTSSIDRLVTSVWNLQSGDHGVQRQADKLASVIIPVVVGGAVLAGLGSLLVGTGIPVAVLTALVVLLVGCPWALGLATPLSVATSIEQAVERGIVIFDETVFERLRNVDVVVFDKTGTLTTGQMDVLEVDAPSDLLETVAALEQRASHPAADAIVNTFAQRNQEGDRSRADGGVADGSDHEYAADITEFTSHATGVEGVVEDTRVLVGNLDLFAELGWSVSEQIETRAAEARTAGHLPVVVGRDGHAEGVVVVGDEPRAGWDDTLTQLNDRDIEIVVLTGDDEAATDFLDSHPAVDHVFAGVPPAGKTATIRRLQSRGQVTMVGDGTNDAPALATADLGISLGGGTALASDAADISIVDDDLAAVETTFDLADAARRRVKQNNGLALLYNGVTMPLAATGLLNPVFAMGAVVATGGLLAANSFRDLLHE; this is translated from the coding sequence ATGGACCCGACAGACGACCCCATGCGCGAGTCCGGTGCTGGGGCGGGCGAACGCGATGCGGATACCCCTCGATTAGGGTCTGAGGAACGAGCTTTCTTTCAGGTCGACGGGATGCACTGTGCGACGTGTGAAGCATTTCTTGAATCAGTCGCCGAGGACTGCGAGGGTGTTGTAGACGTGGCAGCAAGCTACGTCACCGAGACGGTTCGTATCACATACGACCCTGATCGCGTCTCGAAGGAAACTCTCTGTGATACCCTGAGTACACTCGGCTATTCGGCAACCCTCCGTGCTGGAGGGAGCGATGACACACCGACTATAATCGGACAGTCGCGCCGGTCGGACGAGCCGAATGAACGAGGGATTGACGAGGTGCTGGGATTCCGTTACGCTGCTGGCGTCATTTTCGGGACGTTCATGCTCCTCCCATATGCGGTCCTCCTCTATCCGGCGCAGCTCTCGTCGTTCTTTGGTGAGGGGACGCTCGATATGTACGCGAGTACGTCCGGGATCGGCGGTGGAGATGGCCTGTTGATCCTCCCGCTCTTTCTCGTTCTGACGGGTGTCGTCCTCGTGTTTACCGGCCTGCCGCTGTTACAGGGTGCGTATGTCAGTCTGAAGATGCGACAGCCGAATACGGACTTTCTCGTCGCGATCACCGTGGTGAGCGCCTACGTGTACAGCACGATTGCCTTTCTCCTCGGTCGACTCGACGTTTTCTACGACCTCACGATCGTGGTTGCCGCGAGTGTGGTGGCCGCCATCTTCTACGAATCACTGAGCAAGCAGCGAGCGATGGATCGCCTGACGAATCTCACTATCTCCCACGTCACCGAAGCCAGGCGGTATGGCGCCGATGGGACGACGATGGTCGACGTACACAGTCTGGAACCCGGGGAACGGGTTCTCGTCCGTGAGGGCGAACGCATCCCAGTCGATGGTGTTCTCGCTGAGAGTGAGTGCACGGTCGATGAAGCGATCGTGACGGGCGAGTCGCTCCCGGTATCGAAACAAGCTGGGGACGAGGTCGTCGGCGGGGCGGTCGTCACAAATGGGGCTGCTGTCCTCACGGTGAGCGATGGGACAACCAGTAGTATCGATCGCCTCGTCACCTCTGTCTGGAATCTCCAGAGTGGGGATCACGGTGTCCAGCGGCAGGCCGATAAGCTCGCGTCAGTCATCATCCCGGTCGTCGTCGGTGGGGCGGTACTCGCTGGATTGGGGTCGCTTCTGGTGGGGACTGGTATTCCCGTCGCCGTCCTGACGGCGCTGGTAGTTCTCTTAGTGGGATGTCCGTGGGCACTTGGCCTGGCAACCCCGCTCTCGGTGGCAACCAGTATCGAACAAGCGGTAGAGCGGGGCATCGTCATCTTCGACGAGACAGTCTTCGAGCGCCTTCGGAACGTCGACGTCGTCGTCTTCGACAAAACAGGGACTCTCACGACCGGCCAGATGGATGTCCTCGAGGTGGATGCACCGTCGGATCTCCTTGAAACCGTCGCGGCCCTCGAACAGCGAGCATCCCACCCAGCGGCCGACGCAATCGTGAATACGTTTGCACAAAGGAATCAGGAGGGCGATCGCTCAAGAGCCGATGGGGGGGTTGCCGATGGCAGTGACCACGAGTACGCAGCGGACATCACCGAATTCACGAGCCACGCGACCGGCGTCGAAGGAGTCGTCGAGGACACGCGCGTTCTCGTCGGGAATCTCGATCTCTTCGCGGAACTTGGGTGGTCGGTGAGCGAGCAGATCGAGACGCGTGCCGCAGAGGCACGAACGGCCGGTCACCTTCCGGTCGTCGTCGGTCGTGACGGTCATGCAGAGGGCGTCGTCGTCGTGGGGGACGAACCACGGGCAGGTTGGGATGACACACTCACGCAGCTGAATGACCGTGATATCGAGATCGTTGTTCTGACCGGTGATGACGAGGCTGCTACTGACTTTCTCGACAGTCATCCTGCCGTCGATCACGTGTTTGCGGGGGTCCCGCCGGCAGGCAAGACCGCGACGATCCGGCGGTTACAGTCCCGGGGACAGGTTACAATGGTTGGTGATGGAACGAACGATGCACCGGCTCTTGCGACCGCAGACCTGGGAATCTCGCTCGGTGGTGGAACGGCACTCGCGTCCGATGCCGCGGATATTTCTATCGTCGATGATGACCTCGCGGCGGTGGAGACGACGTTCGATCTCGCAGATGCAGCTCGTCGGCGTGTCAAACAGAACAACGGGCTAGCGCTGCTCTATAATGGGGTCACGATGCCACTCGCAGCGACGGGGTTGCTGAATCCGGTGTTCGCGATGGGTGCGGTCGTGGCGACCGGCGGTCTCCTCGCAGCGAATTCGTTTCGAGACCTGCTTCACGAGTAG
- a CDS encoding plastocyanin/azurin family copper-binding protein: MERRQVLKTAGILATGGVTGLAGCSSSGNGDGGGEPTTTETQETAGGSGDSNTVMMVTDGSEYYFDPIGLFIESGETVTFEIQSGSHSATAYKEGTSSASVTRIPESAETFNSETLSEQGATFEHTFETTGTYDYFCIPHKTLGMVGRIVVGEPGGPAEGSMPPDGDVPESQTIVDQGSVSYSSFSG; encoded by the coding sequence ATGGAGCGTCGACAGGTTCTCAAGACAGCCGGAATTCTCGCAACAGGTGGCGTAACTGGTCTCGCTGGATGCAGTAGTTCGGGGAACGGAGACGGTGGCGGTGAGCCGACCACGACTGAAACGCAGGAGACAGCTGGTGGGTCTGGAGACTCGAATACTGTTATGATGGTCACTGACGGGAGCGAGTATTATTTCGATCCCATTGGTCTGTTCATCGAATCCGGGGAAACTGTGACATTCGAAATCCAGAGCGGCAGTCACTCGGCAACCGCCTACAAAGAGGGAACGAGCTCAGCATCAGTTACCCGGATTCCCGAAAGCGCAGAAACGTTCAATAGCGAAACGCTGAGTGAACAGGGCGCAACGTTCGAGCACACGTTCGAGACCACGGGGACGTACGATTACTTCTGTATCCCGCACAAGACTCTGGGGATGGTCGGTCGGATCGTCGTTGGCGAACCCGGCGGTCCCGCGGAGGGGAGTATGCCGCCGGACGGAGACGTCCCCGAAAGCCAGACCATCGTTGATCAAGGCAGCGTCTCGTACAGCTCGTTCTCCGGGTAG
- a CDS encoding DUF7260 family protein, whose translation MTLAQGPWPTYTDAALDSVLRERREVERECQAFQRFRQRIQTVDTQTPRFERSVVGVDQNLTSEEKSVRNTIEPWYHDTVMAVDHYGDVYGDSFEASLSAEFGADVLLLISEATTFSPLIKQRLLEAAQQCIDNRRVFLESLQDEFTTLKDVQSTVQEIREAIAELDSTKLQGNSDIELTDRYETLHTLNDECKSWIQQRQEEIHAHRIDRSADVDAYTDLCSYLYEGLEVDYPVLATFVDILEIISQYE comes from the coding sequence ATGACACTCGCACAAGGCCCGTGGCCGACATACACGGATGCTGCCCTCGATAGTGTTCTACGAGAACGACGTGAGGTTGAGCGCGAATGTCAAGCCTTCCAACGGTTTCGCCAGCGTATCCAGACCGTCGACACACAGACTCCTCGGTTCGAACGGTCCGTTGTTGGAGTGGATCAGAACCTTACATCCGAAGAGAAGTCGGTCCGTAATACCATCGAGCCGTGGTATCATGATACTGTGATGGCGGTCGACCACTACGGCGACGTGTACGGTGATTCGTTCGAGGCGAGCCTCAGTGCCGAATTCGGGGCCGATGTGTTGCTCCTGATCTCAGAAGCGACTACGTTCTCACCGCTCATCAAACAACGGCTCCTCGAGGCCGCACAGCAGTGTATTGACAACCGCCGAGTCTTTCTGGAGAGCCTCCAGGATGAATTCACTACCCTCAAAGACGTGCAATCTACAGTTCAAGAGATTCGAGAGGCGATAGCAGAACTTGATTCTACGAAATTACAGGGGAACTCAGATATTGAACTAACCGACCGATACGAGACGCTTCATACGTTGAATGATGAATGTAAGAGTTGGATCCAGCAACGGCAGGAGGAAATCCACGCTCATCGAATCGATCGGTCGGCAGACGTGGATGCCTACACTGACCTCTGTTCATATCTCTATGAGGGTCTGGAGGTTGATTATCCGGTATTGGCGACGTTTGTCGATATCTTGGAGATCATCTCCCAATATGAGTAG
- a CDS encoding DUF7333 family protein — translation MEFDFVRSVAPLVVIVAVAAIALTTVMTSSTVFMMVLPSMIIFSVIAFFLGMKHGEFRASA, via the coding sequence ATGGAATTCGACTTTGTGCGCTCGGTGGCCCCCCTTGTCGTAATTGTCGCCGTCGCGGCGATTGCGCTCACGACCGTGATGACCTCCTCGACGGTCTTTATGATGGTTCTGCCCTCGATGATTATCTTCTCGGTCATCGCGTTCTTCCTGGGAATGAAACATGGCGAGTTCCGCGCCAGTGCATAA
- a CDS encoding multicopper oxidase domain-containing protein, which yields MTTRFGAPGTGLSRREFLAATGATGIASLAGCSAGGANEPAATSDTATQTQTDSPNLPYTSPPTVVNVDEQGGGVTMRTQQARHAVHPLDTMGGPVEFPRVWAFQADDNDPSVPGPILRTTEGNAMEVTLDNTDGRRPHTIHFHGIRKTWENDGVPTTTGIQVPPGETHTYEIPANVPGTHFYHCHFQTHRHIDMGMYGIYRVDPEGYEPADREYFMTIKDWDSRVPRKWAGEADFTYNSASRNPDVFTVNGKSAPRTLHPEEGSPIIVDEGDSVRIHLVNGGYMSHPMHIHNHRFQRVEKDGGTIPEAARHDMDVTNVAPAERHTIEFTADADPGIYLMHCHKVNHVMNGTFYPGGMLTGVVYRSVMDTDIFNQLMEYAGYST from the coding sequence ATGACCACACGTTTCGGCGCACCCGGAACCGGACTGTCCCGGCGTGAGTTTCTCGCGGCAACTGGCGCGACGGGTATCGCTTCGTTAGCAGGCTGTTCGGCGGGCGGAGCTAACGAGCCAGCAGCAACGAGCGATACGGCCACGCAGACACAAACTGACTCGCCTAATCTCCCCTACACCAGCCCTCCAACAGTCGTCAACGTCGACGAGCAGGGTGGTGGAGTGACGATGCGGACTCAACAGGCCCGCCACGCCGTCCACCCGCTCGATACAATGGGTGGGCCCGTCGAATTCCCACGCGTCTGGGCGTTCCAGGCCGACGACAACGACCCCAGCGTCCCAGGCCCAATTCTCAGAACGACCGAGGGTAACGCGATGGAGGTGACACTCGACAACACCGATGGCCGACGTCCCCACACGATTCACTTCCACGGAATTCGCAAGACGTGGGAGAACGACGGCGTCCCGACGACGACCGGGATTCAGGTCCCGCCAGGGGAGACACACACCTACGAGATTCCCGCTAACGTCCCTGGAACGCATTTCTACCATTGCCACTTCCAGACCCACCGGCATATCGACATGGGCATGTACGGGATCTACCGAGTTGATCCCGAAGGCTACGAACCGGCGGACCGCGAATACTTCATGACGATCAAGGACTGGGATTCGCGGGTTCCGCGGAAGTGGGCCGGTGAGGCGGACTTCACATACAATTCGGCCAGTCGCAATCCGGACGTGTTCACCGTCAACGGGAAGAGCGCACCCCGAACGCTGCACCCCGAAGAAGGCTCACCGATCATCGTCGACGAGGGCGACTCAGTTCGCATCCACCTCGTCAACGGTGGATACATGTCGCACCCGATGCATATCCATAACCACCGCTTCCAGCGTGTCGAAAAGGACGGCGGGACGATTCCAGAGGCTGCCCGCCACGACATGGACGTCACGAACGTCGCCCCCGCTGAACGACACACGATCGAATTTACTGCCGATGCAGACCCCGGCATCTACCTGATGCACTGCCACAAGGTCAACCACGTGATGAACGGCACGTTCTATCCCGGCGGGATGCTCACCGGCGTGGTCTATCGGTCCGTCATGGATACTGACATTTTCAACCAACTTATGGAGTACGCTGGCTACTCCACGTAG
- a CDS encoding CPBP family intramembrane glutamic endopeptidase, whose translation MSTFFLQGVTFGGIAILYLKGRDLGLGFVPVRSPDKRDGAVIVGGSIAILGLLFVASSVITALGLNSAQNQIVEVGRQNPSVFLLLIPLQFLLVGPGEELLFRGLVQGTLRESLHPARAIILASALFASIHLFSLSGEGKLVYIGIAFVLALVLGAAYEYTDNLTVPAVIHGTYNAVQFAGAYLTATGGL comes from the coding sequence GTGAGCACGTTCTTCCTCCAAGGAGTGACGTTTGGGGGCATCGCCATCCTTTATCTCAAAGGCCGTGATCTCGGATTGGGATTCGTTCCAGTTCGTTCACCTGACAAGCGTGATGGAGCAGTGATTGTTGGCGGGAGTATAGCGATCCTGGGGTTGCTCTTTGTGGCGTCCTCAGTAATCACAGCCCTCGGTCTGAACTCGGCTCAGAATCAGATCGTCGAGGTCGGGCGACAAAATCCGAGTGTATTCCTTCTTCTGATCCCCCTTCAATTCCTGTTAGTCGGCCCGGGAGAAGAGCTGTTGTTCCGGGGCCTCGTACAGGGCACCCTCCGTGAAAGTCTCCATCCGGCTCGTGCAATCATCCTCGCAAGCGCTCTGTTCGCATCGATCCATCTCTTCTCGTTGTCAGGGGAAGGCAAACTGGTGTACATCGGTATCGCATTCGTCCTGGCCTTAGTACTGGGAGCAGCGTACGAGTATACGGACAACCTCACAGTGCCGGCTGTGATTCACGGGACGTATAACGCGGTGCAGTTTGCAGGGGCCTATCTGACGGCGACGGGCGGACTCTAA
- a CDS encoding disulfide bond formation protein B, whose translation MQLDQTESWMSDGRFWLAGGAGVAAIATLGSLWFSLGLGLVPCTLCWYQRILMYPLVVVLGVAALESHNTIWRTVVPLSVVGASIAGYHSVLQATTASCTFAGPCAVVQWQAPVLGLTIPNLSLIAFVLVIITVLAGSNLVEPERQL comes from the coding sequence ATGCAGCTGGATCAAACTGAGTCATGGATGTCCGACGGACGATTCTGGCTTGCAGGCGGGGCAGGCGTCGCGGCGATTGCAACCCTGGGAAGCCTCTGGTTCAGTCTCGGCCTCGGTCTCGTTCCGTGTACCCTCTGCTGGTACCAACGTATCCTCATGTATCCGCTTGTCGTCGTTCTCGGCGTTGCCGCCCTCGAGAGCCACAACACAATCTGGCGAACAGTCGTGCCACTATCCGTGGTGGGAGCTTCAATCGCGGGATATCACTCCGTACTCCAAGCAACGACGGCCTCATGCACCTTTGCTGGCCCCTGTGCAGTTGTCCAGTGGCAGGCTCCGGTGCTCGGACTTACAATTCCGAATCTCTCACTCATCGCGTTCGTGCTCGTGATAATTACAGTCCTCGCTGGATCCAACCTCGTCGAACCTGAACGTCAGCTATGA